The proteins below come from a single Mesobacillus jeotgali genomic window:
- a CDS encoding NUDIX domain-containing protein yields MITFGKMEPEINYTWRPGVYGIILKENENLVALIETDDGRYFLPGGGMEGSESHVECLVREGIEEMGKLLEIGEWIVKAQRYFYSEKDGTYYLVEGHFYFARIAGNTGEPLEADHNLKWIEAGEAVKRLFHEHQSWAVQKALTMMENNG; encoded by the coding sequence ATGATAACTTTTGGGAAAATGGAACCAGAAATAAACTATACCTGGCGGCCGGGGGTGTATGGAATCATATTGAAGGAAAATGAGAATCTGGTTGCATTAATAGAGACGGATGATGGGCGATATTTCCTTCCTGGCGGTGGCATGGAAGGAAGTGAAAGTCACGTTGAGTGTCTTGTAAGAGAAGGCATTGAAGAAATGGGAAAGCTTCTTGAAATCGGCGAATGGATAGTAAAAGCACAGCGATATTTTTACTCGGAGAAGGATGGTACATATTATCTTGTGGAAGGACACTTTTATTTTGCCAGAATAGCCGGAAATACGGGAGAACCTTTAGAGGCAGACCATAACCTCAAGTGGATCGAAGCGGGAGAAGCAGTAAAGAGATTGTTTCATGAACATCAAAGCTGGGCTGTCCAAAAGGCACTAACAATGATGGAAAATAACGGTTAA
- a CDS encoding aldehyde dehydrogenase family protein yields MELYKSLNKQYISGEWRDGTGQSRYKDKNPYNEEVLAEFKMAGIEDVKQAYESARKAQKEWENVNPFERSTIMENAVRIMSERRKELVELLVSESGSTHIKANVEVDFCIAITRESASFPLRMDGKMVPSLVPGKENRVYRKPLGVVGVISPFNFPMYLSMRSVAPALAVGNGVVLKPDEQTAMSGGTVIAKIFEEAGLPKGLLNVTISDIGEIGDSFVENPVPRMISFTGSTGVGRHIGALCGQNIKKVALELGGNNALVVLKDANIEHAINSAIFGKFMHNGQICMAVNRVIVHKDRYDEFVERFVEKTQNLKAGDPREPDTLIGPLINRGAVERILKDIEKAKSEGAEVVLEGSANGTLMTPYVLTGSNEVATAKNEMFGPVVTIIPVESEEEAIRIANDTPFGLSGAVHAGSVEKGVEVAKQIQSGMVHVNDQSVNDEPLVAFGGEKDSGLGRFGGEWSLEEFTTVQWISAQTNPRKYPF; encoded by the coding sequence ATGGAACTGTACAAAAGTTTGAATAAACAATATATCAGCGGAGAATGGCGAGATGGTACTGGCCAGAGCCGCTATAAGGATAAAAACCCGTATAACGAAGAAGTCTTGGCTGAATTCAAGATGGCTGGAATTGAAGATGTTAAGCAAGCGTATGAGTCTGCCAGGAAAGCCCAAAAAGAATGGGAGAATGTCAATCCTTTCGAACGTTCTACCATCATGGAAAATGCAGTCCGCATCATGTCGGAAAGGCGAAAGGAATTGGTAGAGTTACTCGTATCAGAGTCTGGCTCTACCCATATAAAGGCGAATGTCGAGGTTGATTTCTGTATCGCCATCACTAGAGAGTCAGCGTCATTCCCATTAAGAATGGACGGCAAGATGGTGCCTTCCCTTGTTCCCGGAAAGGAAAATCGTGTATACCGTAAACCACTTGGGGTGGTAGGTGTCATCAGTCCATTTAACTTCCCAATGTACTTATCAATGCGTTCTGTTGCACCTGCACTTGCAGTTGGCAATGGAGTCGTGTTGAAGCCTGATGAACAGACCGCAATGAGTGGCGGTACTGTGATCGCTAAAATATTTGAAGAAGCGGGTCTGCCAAAAGGTTTGCTCAATGTTACTATATCTGATATCGGTGAAATCGGAGATTCATTCGTAGAGAATCCTGTGCCAAGAATGATTTCGTTCACTGGTTCAACTGGTGTCGGCCGCCATATCGGAGCGCTTTGCGGCCAAAACATAAAAAAAGTGGCGTTGGAGCTCGGCGGTAATAATGCACTCGTAGTCCTTAAGGATGCAAATATAGAGCATGCCATAAACTCCGCCATCTTCGGCAAATTCATGCATAATGGACAAATCTGCATGGCTGTTAACCGCGTGATCGTCCATAAGGACCGATATGATGAATTCGTTGAAAGGTTTGTGGAAAAAACTCAGAATCTTAAAGCTGGTGATCCACGCGAGCCTGATACTCTGATTGGACCACTGATCAACCGCGGAGCAGTCGAACGGATTCTTAAAGATATTGAGAAGGCTAAATCTGAAGGAGCAGAAGTGGTGCTGGAGGGCTCTGCAAATGGCACGCTAATGACTCCATACGTGCTTACGGGCAGCAATGAGGTCGCAACGGCGAAGAACGAGATGTTCGGTCCAGTCGTAACCATCATTCCTGTTGAAAGCGAAGAAGAAGCAATCCGCATTGCTAACGACACACCATTTGGATTAAGCGGAGCCGTCCACGCAGGATCTGTTGAAAAAGGTGTCGAAGTAGCCAAGCAAATACAATCTGGCATGGTACATGTTAATGACCAAAGCGTAAACGATGAACCACTGGTTGCTTTTGGCGGCGAAAAAGATTCAGGTCTTGGAAGATTCGGCGGGGAATGGTCCCTTGAAGAATTTACAACTGTACAATGGATATCAGCCCAGACCAATCCACGCAAATACCCATTTTAA
- a CDS encoding IS3 family transposase (programmed frameshift) gives MSKRAFSLQDKIKIIKALENRNHTISELESIYKVSNMAIYDWIYKFEKYGVEGLNESSTWKRYSKELKLSAVQDYLSGDYSIQEVTRKYEISTTSLLRKWIKKYNSHRELKDTFQGRTNTMTRRNTTINERKEIVLYCLENGKDYQKAAETYQVSYQQVYQWVKKYEDGGEEALGDKRGRKKEEVELSPEQKMKLEMKRLASENERLRAENAFPKKVRGDRKEAKISQVRLEERYIAIKELHQEEGFPLVMLCEIAGVARSSYYKWLKRVPLIRERQNEELVEEMKALHEDVKGIYGYRRITMALNRKLGKSFNHKRIYRLMKIVGIQSVIRKKKKRYKKSTPQHVAENVLNREFQAENPNEKWVTDVTEFKYGEAKKAYLSAIKDLHDGTIVSYVFGHSNNNKLVFDTLDQATALLNGDRPLIHSDRGFQYTHLGFKRRIDQAEMTQSMSRVGRCIDNGPMESFWGSLKSEKYYLEKYKTFEELSAAIDEYIYFYNHKRYQKRLNGLSPLEYRAKAA, from the exons ATGTCAAAAAGGGCCTTTTCACTCCAAGATAAAATTAAGATTATAAAGGCTTTGGAAAACAGGAACCATACCATTTCGGAACTGGAATCTATATACAAAGTGAGCAATATGGCAATTTATGATTGGATCTATAAGTTTGAAAAATACGGAGTGGAAGGATTGAACGAATCCTCTACTTGGAAGAGATATTCGAAGGAACTTAAACTGTCGGCAGTTCAGGACTATCTTAGCGGAGATTACTCCATTCAGGAAGTTACGAGGAAATATGAAATTTCCACTACTTCTCTCCTTCGCAAGTGGATTAAAAAGTATAATAGTCATAGAGAATTAAAGGACACTTTCCAAGGAAGGACAAACACTATGACTAGAAGAAACACTACTATAAATGAACGGAAAGAGATTGTGCTATATTGCCTTGAGAACGGCAAAGATTATCAGAAGGCAGCTGAGACCTACCAGGTCTCTTACCAACAAGTATATCAATGGGTTAAAAAGTATGAGGATGGCGGCGAAGAAGCCCTAGGGGATAAACGTGGGAGGAAAAAGGAAGAAGTTGAACTCTCTCCAGAACAGAAGATGAAATTGGAGATGAAGAGGCTTGCGAGCGAAAACGAACGCTTACGTGCAGAGAATGCATTCC CTAAAAAAGTTAGAGGAGATCGAAAGGAGGCGAAGATAAGCCAGGTACGCCTAGAGGAGAGATATATCGCGATCAAGGAACTTCACCAGGAGGAGGGATTCCCTCTCGTCATGCTTTGTGAAATTGCGGGGGTGGCTAGATCTTCATATTACAAATGGCTGAAGCGAGTACCTTTAATCCGTGAACGACAGAATGAAGAACTTGTAGAAGAAATGAAGGCTCTCCATGAAGATGTTAAAGGAATCTACGGCTACCGCAGGATTACGATGGCTCTGAATCGAAAGTTGGGCAAGAGCTTCAACCATAAGCGTATCTATAGGCTGATGAAGATTGTCGGCATTCAAAGCGTAATCCGGAAAAAGAAGAAACGCTATAAAAAGTCAACCCCTCAACATGTCGCAGAAAATGTGTTAAACCGTGAATTCCAAGCCGAAAATCCAAATGAGAAATGGGTTACGGATGTCACTGAATTCAAGTATGGAGAAGCAAAAAAGGCTTATTTGAGTGCGATTAAAGACTTACACGATGGAACCATCGTCAGTTACGTTTTTGGGCATTCCAACAACAATAAACTGGTGTTTGATACGCTGGATCAGGCTACAGCCCTTTTGAATGGAGACCGTCCACTTATACATAGCGACAGAGGCTTTCAGTATACCCATCTCGGATTTAAACGAAGAATAGATCAAGCAGAGATGACTCAAAGTATGTCTCGAGTCGGAAGATGTATTGACAATGGTCCAATGGAATCCTTTTGGGGATCACTGAAAAGCGAGAAGTATTACCTGGAGAAATATAAGACCTTTGAGGAACTATCTGCGGCGATTGATGAGTACATATACTTTTATAACCATAAGCGTTACCAAAAAAGATTAAACGGCCTTAGCCCCCTAGAATACAGGGCTAAAGCCGCTTAG